A stretch of the Fusarium musae strain F31 chromosome 2, whole genome shotgun sequence genome encodes the following:
- a CDS encoding hypothetical protein (EggNog:ENOG41~BUSCO:EOG092605VU): MCSFQLSNGDMQGVVIGGNFTSLDGTQSKAVALFNPNTTEITPLDGIEGEVNALYCDQERDTVYVGGNFKGANSTNAIAWVGTDGWTNLPFAGFNGPVKAITKASNGHIIFGGTFTGLGNSSTPNSSSSQVINLSTANITDENGSSGTDPKDIVCPGSSSTPWLLQDDTPGYWEADFSFGFAPTKLKLRNTRQDGRGTKTFRFLAYPINGIMNLTYVDPESGNNVTCTSECPLRDDEDYQDFTFVNRVGMNKFRIAISDWYGSGGGLESIELFQSDVFAYAITDFNEPKCGGVKNPASATHTGPWKVSPSLESSSEYLTAELNGDYNPEKISVTFFPNIVESGNYSVNIYTPGCQADDTCATRGRVNITGVMSGDDDKDTNFTSTLYQTNDFDKYDQIYFGYIEKSSGSFTPSVTLRPLAGQDVDTLTIVAQRVEFTLTNSTDGLNGLFDFDPEQAVVNATSIVNSPINKLGASFDRASGVSVLVTDSNTTYVGGNFTSKDHDNILAIIENDDVKEPGGGLNGEVFAMYLNATQLYVGGDFSNTESGPVTGLDNVAVYDTKEDKWSALGAGLNGPVMHAVPLILNITANTPELVIAFTGEFSSCNSFDNHDAISVDGFAIWVASRGNWLQNIDGNYPAFDGSLTAAVLDIPMDGGSLYAGALSSAQLGTNGAATLSDDGLGQFPLKIRAATPSSNSSALSRRDVTSFNKNTTGVVTGIFYDENDYNITILAGHFTTESTKGDTVQNIVLLDDDNVTGLGSDISNGSTFVALAVRNGILFAGGDISGAIDGTDIRGLVSYDLEAKSFNSQPASVSGANSTVAAIAVRPGDSGDVYVGGSFDTAGALDCPGLCTYNVNSGQWNRPGSELEGTVYSLLWLSKNQLVVGGDLRGNGSDQRFLASWDANSESWSNFPGSEDIPGPVAVISPGSIDYDQLWVAGTSLKDDSVFVMKYDGEKWHTAGPSLSSDTIIRGLQVFSVTEDHEAADLLDKNQVLMLTGSIDITGFGVASAALFNGTTYQPYAMTIKAGDGPGTIAGIFTQRNSFFKEEKHMALGFVVLIGLAIALGLMLLLVLCGIILDRIRKKREGYVPAPTSMYDRGSGMRHIPPHELLESLGHGRGGAPPRV, encoded by the exons ATGTGCTCGTTCCAGCTCAGCAACGGAGATATGCAAGGAGTGGTAATAGGCGGTAATTTCACGAGCCTGGACGGGACGCAGTCGAAGGCAGTTGCTCTCTTCAACCCGAACACGACCGAGATCACCCCCTTGGATGGGATTGAGGGTGAGGTCAACGCATTATATTGCGACCAGGAACGAGACACGGTCTATGTGGGTGGCAACTTCAAGGGCGCCAACTCTACGAATGCCATTGCCTGGGTTGGTACGGATGGATGGACAAATTTGCCGTTCGCCGGCTTCAATGGTCctgtcaaggccatcacAAAAGCCTCTAACGGACATATAATTTTCGGCGGAACGTTTACTGGTCTTGGAAACTCGAGTACACCCAACAGCTCCTCAAGCCAGGTCATCAATCTATCAACAGCTAACATTACGGACGAAAATGGATCTTCTGGCACCGACCCCAAGGACATCGTATGCCCCGGCTCATCTTCGACTCCTTGGTTATTGCAAGACGATACGCCAGGGTACTGGGAAGCGGATTTTTCGTTTGGGTTTGCGCCCACCAAGCTCAAACTTCGGAACACGCGCCAGGACGGTCGTGGCACCAAGACCTTCCGCTTCCTTGCGTATCCTATCAATGGGATCATGAATTTGACCTACGTCGATCCTGAGAGTGGTAACAACGTCACCTGTACTAGCGAGTGCCCACTTcgtgacgatgaagattaCCAGGATTTCACATTTGTCAACCGCGTCGGCATGAATAAGTTTCGCATTGCTATCTCCGATTGGTATGGCAGTGGGGGTGGTCTGGAGAGTATCGAGCTATTCCAGAGCGACGTCTTTGCCTATGCTATTACTGACTTTAACGAGCCCAAATGTGGTGGAGTTAAGAACCCAGCTTCGGCTACTCACACTGGGCCTTGGAAGGTTTCTCCCTCGCTAGAGAGCAGCTCCGAGTATCTGACTGCGGAGCTCAACGGTGACTATAACCCCGAAAAGATATCTGTCACATTCTTTCCCAACATTGTGGAATCTGGAAACTACTCTGTCAACATCTACACCCCAGGCTGTCAGGCTGATGACACCTGCGCTACTCGAGGCCGCGTTAATATTACCGGAGTCATGtcaggtgatgatgataaggaTACTAATTTTACATCCACTTTATATCAAACAAACGATTTTGATAAGTACGATCAGATCTATTTCGGATACATTGAGAAGAGCTCGGGGTCATTCACACCCTCTGTCACTCTCCGCCCACTTGCAGGTCAAGATGTCGACACCCTTACAATTGTCGCTCAGAGGGTTGAATTCACTCTCACCAACTCCACTGATGGCCTCAACGGTCTCTTCGACTTCGATCCTGAGCAAGCAGTAGTCAATGCTACTAGTATTGTGAACTCCCCTATCAATAAACTTGGCGCAAGTTTCGATAGGGCCTCAGGTGTAAGTGTTTTGGTCACGGATAGTAATACTACCTACGTTGGTGGTAACTTCACCTCCAAGGATCACGACAACATCCTCGCTATTATCGAAAATGACGATGTGAAGGAGCCTGGCGGCGGTTTGAATGGTGAGGTCTTTGCCATGTACCTCAACGCTACACAGCTCTACGTCGGCGGTGATTTTTCCAACACTGAGAGTGGACCTGTGACCGGCCTGGATAACGTCGCAGTTTACGACACCAAAGAAGACAAGTGGAGTGCTTTAGGAGCTGGCCTCAATGGCCCGGTGATGCATGCCGTGCCATTGATACTAAACATCACTGCCAACACTCCCGAACTTGTTATCGCTTTCACAGGAGAATTTTCTTCGTGCAACTCCTTTGACAACCACGATGCCATTTCCGTGGATGGTTTCGCCATATGGGTAGCTTCTCGAGGCAACTGGTTACAAAACATTGACGGCAACTACCCTGCTTTTGATGGTTCACTCACAGCCGCTGTCCTAGATATTCCCATGGACGGCGGGTCTCTGTATGCTGGAGCTCTCTCCTCCGCACAACTAGGTACAAATGGCGCTGCTACCCTCTCGGACGATGGTCTTGGGCAGTTCCCTCTCAAGATTCGTGCCGCTACTCCGTCGTCAAACTCATCTGCACTGAGCCGTCGAGATGTTACCTCCTTTAACAAAAACACCACGGGCGTTGTAACCGGTATATTTTACGACGAAAACGAttacaacatcaccatcctaGCAGGCCATTTTACGACCGAGTCGACAAAAGGTGATACGGTACAAAACattgttctccttgatgatgacaatGTTACTGGACTTGGTTCTGACATTTCAAATGGGTCTACATTCGTCGCACTCGCTGTGCGGAATGGTATCTTGTTCGCAGGTGGTGATATCAGCGGTGCCATAGACGGAACAGACATCCGTGGCCTTGTTTCATATGATTTGGAGGCCAAATCTTTCAATTCGCAGCCCGCCTCTGTATCAGGGGCCAACAGTACCGTCGCCGCTATTGCCGTCCGCCCTGGAGACTCTGGAGACGTATATGTTGGCGGCTCGTTCGATACTGCGGGGGCATTGGACTGCCCTGGTCTCTGCACCTACAATGTCAACTCTGGCCAGTGGAACCGCCCAGGTAGCGAGCTTGAAGGCACCGTTTATAGCCTCTTGTGGTTGAGTAAAAACCAGTTGGTTGTTGGCGGTGATCTCCGCGGTAACGGATCCGACCAACGCTTCCTTGCCAGCTGGGACGCCAACTCAGAGTCTTGGTCAAACTTCCCCGGTTCCGAAGACATTCCAGGGCCTGTTGCGGTCATCTCGCCTGGATCAATCGATTACGACCAGCTTTGGGTTGCTGGTACTTCGCTCAAGGATGACAGTGTCTTCGTAATGAAGTATGATGGTGAGAAGTGGCATACTGCCGGGCCTTCCCTCTCTTCCGACACCATCATACGCGGCTTGCAGGTCTTTTCGGTGACTGAGGATCACGAAGCTGCCGACTTGTTGGACAAAAACCAGGTATTGATGTTGACAGGCTCCATCGACATCACTGGCTTTGGAGTTGCCTCGGCAGCTCTCTTTAACGGCACAACATATCAACCATATGCGATGACAATCAAGGCGGGTGATGGCCCAGGCACTATTGCTGGCATCTTCACCCAGCGGAACAGTTTCTTCAAAGAAG AGAAGCATATGGCCCTAGGCTTTGTGGTTCTCATCGGACTCGCTATCGCGCTTGGTCTGATgctcctccttgtcctttGTGGCATTATTCTCGATCGCATTCGCAAGAAGCGGGAGGGCTACGTCCCTGCACCTACGTCCATGTATGACCGGGGCAGTGGAATGCGACACATCCCGCCTCATGAGCTCCTCGAGTCTCTTGGTCACGGGCGAGGTGGTGCACCACCACGTGTCTAA
- the BNA1 gene encoding 3-hydroxyanthranilic acid dioxygenase (EggNog:ENOG41) yields the protein MLGPPVNLPKWLEENSHLLQPPINNYCVYNEDFSVMIVGGPNARTDYHINQTPEWFYQYKGAMMLKVVDEGEFRDIIIREGDMFLLPGNTPHNPVRFANTVGVVLEQRRPKDSLDRMRWYCADCGEIVHEAAFHCTDLGTQIKAAVQDFKSSEDKRTCSKCGTMADAAPKPGTIQDPNLS from the exons ATGCTTGGGCCACCCGTCAACCTTCCAAAGTG GCTTGAAGAAAACTCCCATCTGCTACAGCCCCCTATCAACAACTACTGTGTCTACAATGAAGACTTTAGTGTCATG ATCGTTGGTGGTCCAAATGCCCGCACTGACTACCACATCAACCAAACTCCCGAGTGGTTCTACCAATACAAAGGAGCAATGATGCTCAAAGTCGTCGACGAAGGGGAATTCCGTGACATCATCATCCGTGAAGGTGATATGTTTCTCCTACCTGGAAACACACCGCACAACCCCGTCCGCTTCGCCAACACAGTTGGAGTTGTCCTAGAGCAGCGTCGTCCTAAGGACTCACTCGATCGTATGCGTTGGTACTGCGCTGACTGTGGTGAGATTGTTCACGAGGCTGCGTTCCATTGCACCGACCTTGGCACTCAAATTAAGGCAGCCGTTCAAGACTTTAAGAGCAGTGAGGACAAGAGGACTTGTTCCAAGTGTGGTACTATGGCTGATGCGGCACCGAAGCCGGGCACTATTCAGGATCCTAATCTGTCGTGA
- a CDS encoding hypothetical protein (EggNog:ENOG41~BUSCO:EOG09263EQZ), with product MLLLDYQNVLIQSVLTERFSGLYVRAPPASIDQTVSDFDGVTFHISTPESKTQILLSIQIRCFPDLVKYGAEEVLQREYGDYMTSVEPGFDFSVLVDLENLPESKEERNELALKFALLKRNAMAAPFEQAYKEHYALKEEASKFTSEEAPQGVREGGEVKAIHYREEEAIYVKASHDRVTVIFSTVFREETDRVFGKVFIQEFVDARRRAIQNAPQVLFRNDAPLELQGVPGVQDTGSGDIGYVTFVLFPRHLTPQRMTEVISHIQTFRDYFHYHIKASKAYIHSRMRKRTADFLQVLRRARPENEEKERKTASGRTFKVQGN from the exons ATGCTTCTGCTAGACTACCAAAATGTGCTCATTCAGTCGGTTCTGACGGAGCGTTTCTCAGG GTTGTACGTTAGAGCCCCTCCCGCCTCTATTGACCAGACGGTCAGCGACTTTGATGGCGTTACGTTCCATATCTCGACACCCGAGTCTAAGACCCAGATCCTTCTTTCAATCCAAATACGGTGTTTCCCCGACCTTGTCAAGTATGGAGCTGAGGAAGTTCTCCAGAGAGAGTATGGCGACTACATGACATCGGTTGAGCCGGGCTTCGACTTCTCTGTTCTTGTCGATTTGGAGAACCTCCCGGAATCAAAGG AGGAACGCAATGAGCTAGCACTCAAATTCGCTCTCCTGAAGCGCAACGCTATGGCCGCACCATTCGAGCAAGCTTACAAGGAGCATTACGCattgaaggaggaggcttCCAAGTTTACTTCCGAAGAAGCTCCTCAGGGCGTTCGAGAGGGAGGCGAGGTTAAGGCAATTCACTACCGAGAGGAGGAGGCCATATATGTCAAGGCCAGCCACGACCGAGTCACCGTCATCTTTAGCACTGTCTTTCGCGAAGAAACCGATCGAGTCTTTGGAAAGGTGTTCATCCAAGAATTTGTCGATGCTCGAAGGAGAGCGATTCAGAATGCCCCCCAGGTCTTGTTCAGGAACGACGCCCCTCTCGAGCTACAGGGTGTCCCGGGGGTTCAAGACACTGGATCTGGAGACATTGGTTATGTGACTTTTG TCCTCTTCCCTCGGCACCTAACTCCACAGCGCATGACTGAGGTCATCTCTCACATTCAGACTTTCCGCGATTACTTCCATTACCATATCAAGGCTTCAAAAGCTTATATTCACTCGCGCATGCGGAAGCGAACTGCTGACTTCCTCCAAG TGCTGCGCCGTGCTCGCCCCGAGaacgaggagaaggagagaaagactGCGAGCGGCAGAACTTTCAAGGTGCAAGGAAACTAG
- the LCL3 gene encoding putative endonuclease lcl3 (BUSCO:EOG092644K0) → MIWPFGSRDAGKEKEQRLQEEAKRQHVSWTDSINRIQSAPVDAAREWAPVVLFPLAGMAALHIYTNYVRRIPGSAYVRPNFFRNRSIFGRVTSVGDGDNFHLFHTPGGRLLGWGWLRMVPEARKELKDRTISIRIAGVDAPECAHFGRPAQPFSAEALAWLRNYISKRNVRAYVYRRDQYDRIVATVYTRRWLFRKDVGLEMIKAGMATTYEAKQGAEFGGRQKIYERAEAKAKQKRKGMWSSKSKDFESPRAYKTKWAGFDQEKPGN, encoded by the exons ATGATATGGCCGTTCGGATCGCGGGATGCCGGCAAGGAGAAAGAGCAGAgactccaagaagaagcgaaacgGCAGCATGTATCATGGACCGACTCGATAAACCGCATTCAATCAGCACCTGTCGATGCAGCTAGAGAATGGGCGCCTGTTGTGCTGTTCCCGCTCGCTGGCATGGCTGCTCTACATATCTACACAAATTACGTTCGCCGAATACCCGGATCAGCATATGTGCGCCCGAATTTCTTTCGTAACCGAAGCATCTTTGGGCGAGTTACCAGCGTCGGTGATGGTGATAACTTCCACCTCTTCCACACGCCTGGCGGTCGACTTTTGGGTTGGGGCTGGCTGAGAATGGTTCCTGAAGCTCGCAAAGAGTTGAAAGACCGAACA ATTTCAATCCGTATTGCTGGCGTTGATGCCCCAGAATGTGCCCACTTCGGACGGCCGGCGCAACCGTTCTCGGCCGAAGCTCTCGCCTGGCTGCGTAACTACATCAGCAAACGTAACGTCCGCGCATACGTCTACAGGCGAGATCAGTACGATCGAATCGTCGCGACTGTGTATACGCGGCGGTGGCTGTTTCGCAAGGACGTGGGTCTCGAGATGATAAAGGCCGGCATGGCAACGACTTACGAAGCCAAGCAAGGGGCTGAGTTTGGCGGACGACAAAAGATCTATGAAAGGGCTGAGGCGAAGGCGAAGCAGAAACGAAAGGGGATGTGGTCTAGCAAGTCCAAGGATTTCGAGAGCCCAAGAGCTTACAAGACGAAATGGGCTGGCTTCGACCAAGAAAAACCCGGCAATTGA
- a CDS encoding hypothetical protein (BUSCO:EOG09260EE7), with protein MVKSYLKYEHGKSFGVVASPTSNIVWSSKDRTGTSAGQAIVAANEEVLCWDIKKGEVTSRWRDERCTVPVTAIAQSKSDRDVFAVGYEDGSIRLWDSKISSVILNFNGHKSAITKLVFDKSGVRLASGSKDTDIIIWDLVAEVGQFKLRGHKDQVTGLHFVEPEPRVQDEDDAHAMVLDGEGTHDGFLLTTGKDSLIKLWDLSSRHCIETHISQTNGECWALGLAPDYSGCVTAGNDGEIKVWSLDADGLALSARQVDTPAAVRYLQDRGTLHRQSKDRTTEVIFHPKKDYFAVHGSEKSVDVWRIRSEAEIKKALVRKRRRRREKAKDGKVVEEDTNAEEPVDASKADISDVFVQYVIVRTGGKVRSVDWASPSGQRDLHLLVGTTNNLLEYYSLPSKEKTEKSKKDDVPDYTRALSVELPGHRTDIRALSLSSDDKMLASASNGSLKIWNIKTQNCIRTFECGYALCCSFLPGDKVVVVGTKSGELQLFDVASAALLDSVDAHEGAIWSLNVHPDGQSVVSGSADKTAKFWDFKIVQEEVLGTTRTTPKLKLQQSRTLKVSDDVLSLKFSPDARLIAVALLDNTVKVFFVDSLKLYLNLYGHKLPVLSMDISFDSKLIVTSSADKNIRIWGLDFGDCHKALFGHQDSILQVAFVPHNNDGNGHHFFSSSKDRTIRYWDGDKFEQIQRLDGHHGEVWAIAVAHSGNLLVSAGHDKSIRVWDETEEQIFLEEEREKEIEELYESTLTTSLERDPDAQDENNEVAAASKQTTETLMAGERIAEALEMGMADLNLLREYEEAKLTNPHAQPPQRNPIFLALGNITAEAYVLSVLQKIKASALHDALLVLPFASVPILFTFLNIFAMRSMNMPLTCRILFFMLKTHHKQIVASRTMKAMLDGIRVNLRASLKRQKDEMGVNIAALKVVGMQIRDKSIKDYVDENWEENNDERNAKKRTFVHVA; from the exons ATGGTGAAGTCTTACTT AAAATACGAGCATGGCAAGTCCTTCGGCGTCGTCGCCTCGCCGACCTCGAACATAGTGTGGTCCTCGAAAGACCGAACAGGAACCAGCGCGGGACAGGCGATCGTCGCAGCGAATGAAGAGGTTCTCTGTTGGGACATAAAGAAGGGCGAAGTAACAAGTCGCTGGAGAGATGAAAGATGTACGGTTCCTGTGACTGCCATCGCGCAAAGCAAATCCGACAGGGACGTTTTCGCTGTGGGATACGAGGATGGCAGTATACGATTATGGGATAGCAAGATTTCCTCCGTgatcctcaacttcaatgGTCATAAGTCGGCAATCACAAAACTCGTTTTCGACAAGTCTGGTGTCAGACTTGCCAGCGGCTCCAAAGACaccgatatcatcatctggGATCTTGTCGCGGAAGTCGGCCAATTTAAGTTACGAGGACACAAGGACCAGGTGACTGGCCTTCATTTTGTTGAGCCAGAACCTCGGGTccaggatgaggacgatgcgCACGCGATGGTCCTTGACGGTGAAGGAACGCACGACGGATTCTTATTGACGACTGGCAAAGACTCCCTCATCAAGTTGTGGGATCTATCGTCAAGGCACTGCATTGAAACACACATATCGCAGACAAACGGCGAGTGCTGGGCTCTTGGATTGGCCCCAGACTACAGCGGATGTGTTACTGCGGGAAATGACGGCGAGATCAAAGTTTGGTCGTTGGACGCCGACGGCCTTGCATTGAGCGCCCGTCAAGTTGATACACCTGCTGCAGTCCGATATCTTCAGGATCGCGGAACATTACATCGACAGAGTAAGGATAGGACAACCGAAGTTATCTTCCACCCAAAGAAAGATTACTTTGCAGTTCATGGCTCAGAAAAGAGTGTTGATGTGTGGAGAATACGGTCCGAGGccgaaataaaaaaggcactGGTtcgtaaaagaagaagacgtcGAGAGAAGGCGAAGGATGGGAAGGTCGTGGAGGAGGACACCAATGCAGAGGAGCCAGTGGATGCTTCAAAGGCAGATATTAGCGATGTCTTTGTTCAATATGTCATTGTGCGAACAGGAGGCAAGGTGCGCTCTGTTGACTGGGCCTCCCCTAGCGGACAAAGAGATCTTCACCTGCTGGTGGGAACCACAAACAACCTGCTCGAGTATTACAGCCTTCCATCTAAGGAGAAGACCGAAAAGTCAAAGAAGGACGACGTCCCTGATTATACAAGAGCGCTATCCGTTGAACTCCCCGGTCACCGAACAGATATCAGGGCACTATCGCTGAGCTCGGATGACAAGATGCTGGCATCTGCATCGAACGGTAGCTTGAAGATCTGGAACATCAAGACGCAGAATTGCATTCGAACATTCGAGTGCGGCTATGCGCTATGCTGTTCTTTCCTCCCAGGAGACAAAGTTGTCGTGGTTGGCACTAAGAGCGGTGAGCTGCAGCTCTTTGATGTGGCCTCGGCTGCACTGCTCGATAGTGTCGATGCTCACGAGGGTGCCATCTGGTCTCTCAACGTCCACCCTGATGGCCAGTCCGTCGTCTCAGGCAGTGCTGACAAGACAGCTAAGTTCTGGGATTTCAAGATAGTACAGGAGGAAGTGCTCGGtacaacaagaacaacaccAAAGCTCAAGCTGCAACAGTCGAGAACACTCAAGGTTTCTGACGATGTTCTGAGCCTCAAGTTCTCACCGGATGCACGACTTATTGCTGTTGCCCTCCTTGATAACACTGTCAAGGTCTTCTTCGTTGACTCCCTAAAACTCTACCTTAATCTTTATGGTCACAAGCTTCCTGTTCTTAGCATGGATATCTCATTTGACAGCAAGTTGATCGTCACAAGTTCAGCCGACAAGAACATCAGAATATGGGGCCTTGATTTCGGTGACTGCCACAAAGCTCTTTTCGGGCACCAGGACAGCATCCTTCAGGTCGCCTTCGTACCTCACAACAATGACGGCAACGGGCACCAtttcttcagcagcagcaaggacCGCACAATCCGATATTGGGATGGTGATAAATTCGAGCAGATCCAGAGACTGGATGGTCACCATGGTGAGGTGTGGGCTATTGCCGTTGCCCATAGCGGCAACCTCTTGGTTAGTGCTGGCCATGATAAGAGCATCCGAGTCTGGGATGAAACAGAGGAACAGATTTTTCTCGAGGAAGAGCGcgagaaggagattgaggaaCTATACGAGAGCACTCTTACGACATCACTGGAGCGAGACCCTGACGCTCAAGATGAGAATAATGAGGTTGCTGCGGCAAGCAAGCAGACCACAGAGACTCTCATGGCTGGTGAGAGGATAGCAGAAGCTCTCGAGATGGGCATGGCCGATCTCAACCTACTCAGAGAGTACGAGGAAGCCAAACTCACAAACCCTCATGCCCAGCCTCCCCAACGCAACCCCATCTTCCTTGCCCTCGGAAATATCACCGCTGAGGCTTATGTCCTCTCTGTTTTACAAAAGATCAAGGCTTCGGCGCTGCACGATGCTCTGCTGGTACTACCTTTTGCCTCCGTCCCCATCCTCTTCACTTTCCTTAATATTTTCGCGATGCGATCCATGAACATGCCCTTGACATGTCGCATCCTTTTCTTCATGCTGAAAACGCACCACAAGCAGATTGTTGCTAGCCGCACCATGAAGGCTATGCTCGACGGCATTCGTGTGAACCTCCGTGCTTCTCTCAAGCGCCagaaggatgagatgggAGTAAACATTGCTGCCCTTAAGGTGGTGGGTATGCAGATTCGTGACAAAAGCATCAAGGACTATGTGGATGAGAATTGGGAGGAGAACAACGATGAGAGGAATGCTAAGAAGAGAACGTTCGTTCACGTTGCTTAA
- a CDS encoding hypothetical protein (EggNog:ENOG41), whose translation MDHAHMDHSGMSHSGMDHGDMDHGHGGGMKDMCSMNMLFTWDTTNLCIVFRQWHVRSTTSLFFSLVAVIFLAVGYEALRSLSRQYEEALDNRVRAAPRQSQGQADQRAHLVKAVLYGLQNFYAFMLM comes from the exons ATGGATCACGCGCACATGGACCATAGCGGCATGAGCCACAGTGGGATGGACCACGGAGACATGGACCATGGCCACGGAGGAGGCATGAAGGATATGTGCAGCATGAAC ATGCTGTTCACTTGGGACACCACCAATCTCTGCATCGTCTTCCGCCAATGGCACGTTCGCTCGACAacctccctcttcttctctctcgtcGCCGTGATTTTCCTCGCCGTCGGCTACGAAGCTCTCCGTTCCCTCTCGCGACAGTACGAAGAAGCCCTCGATAATCGTGTGCGAGCCGCGCCCA GACAATCCCAAGGACAAGCCGATCAGCGTGCTCACCTCGTCAAGGCTGTCTTATATGGCCTACAGAACTTTTATGCGTTCATGCTCATGTGA